The sequence ATTAACTCATTAACAATTAGTCCACAAGGATTTGCTGTTTCTATATTAAGCCAAATCGGTTCTAATCTCAGTTCTAATTGAATTTTTTGTGTATCGGAAAGGTAAGAGTCTAATAAAGTATCTGTTAAATCTTCTAAATACTCAGCAAAATTAATTTTGCTCAATCCTGTGTTCCGATAGAGTTTCTGATGGACTAATGCCATAGTATGCACTCGATTACGACTTTCATTTAATAAAAAAGATAACTTCTCATCCGCCACATAATCACTTTGTAAATCGAGTAAATTCGACACGACTAAAAGATTATTTTTCACCCGATGATGAATTTCTTTTAAGAGTAATTCTTTTTCCTGTAATGATTTTTTTAGTTCTTGTTCATTCTGTTTTCGTTCGGTGATATCCCGATACATCCATAAATGACCTTGACAAGCACCATCGAGAACAATCGGAGCATAATCTCGCTCTAAAATGCGACCATTTTGAAGCGTCCATTCTTCATTATTAACAAATTGTTTTTCTTGCAAAAGCCTCTGATTACTTTGACAAAACTGCTCAGGATTTGAAACTGAATCATAATAATATTTTTCTAAATCTAAGTTACTTTTTCCAATGAGGTTGTCTGATTTTAGATTAATCTCAAAAAGTTGATAAAATTGTTGATTAGGTAAAATAACATTCCCCGCTTTATCTTGAAGTAAAACCCCACTCTTTAAAGTATTCAGTAGCGTTGTCATTTGTGTGCTTGTTACTTTTAACTCTCTTTCCGATTGCTTCCATTCCGTAATATCAATCCCGACGGTAACAATCGACTCTCCTTGTTCATATTTTTGAGCAACAATCAAATACTCACGGGTTGTTCCTTGGGAATTAATCTGTAGCACTTTTTGAAGCGTATTTGTTTGGGATTGGTTAATAAATTCTGCAACAAAGGTTTCAAATTCTTGAGCAGAATTTAAAAAACCTAAACGTTGACCGATAAAAGCCTCAGGAGTCATCTCCACTGCTTTAGCCAGTCGTTGATTCACACCACGATAGTGCAAATCTTTACTAATCCAAGAAATAAAACCAGGCACCGCATCAATCACCGCTTGTAACTGTTCATTACTTCTTGCTAAAGCAACTTCCACTTGCTGGCGATAACGTAATTCTTCTCCTCGACTTTCTAAGAGCTCGCGTAATTGATCTTGTTGTTTTTTAATTCTGATTAAAGAATTAACTCTTGCTTGCAATTCCAGATGATGAAAGGGTTTACTCAAAAAGTCATCAGCCCCGACATCTAAAGATCGCGCTAAATCTTCTTTTGCCGTCAGAGCGGTTATCATCAGAATGGAAATCGTTTGCCATTGCGGATGTGCTTTCAGTTCCTGGCAGAGACTAATCCCATCTTGGTCAGGCATCATTACATCAAGGAGGATAACATCAATCGGGATGCTTTTTAATTGTTGCCAAGTCTGATGAGCATTGCTAGCGTAGTGGAGTTGATAGTTTTTGGACATCAAAGCAGCTTCCACCACGTCAAAGTTATTGGGTTCATCATCCACCACTAAGATGGAGGCAAGTTGACCATTGTTTAACTTCATTAGTTTTTATTGTCTGATAATAACCATTTAAAAAACACTAGAAAACCGAGCATATACCGAAAATAAATCCCTGTTAAAGCTCATAAAAATCGGCAATTCCAGTAAAGCTAAGGAAAGAGAATCAGCAAAAGATACATTATTTTTCGGGGGAAATTTGGATAAGATGAAACAATTGTTAGCTATAATCATTAATCTTTAAACACGACTGATTCATGTTTTCTTCTTGGTTAAAATTTCTGCGCTTACGACCCGTTGATCAGCGTTATGCCCTTTTAGAAGCCTGTCTGATTGGGGTAATTTCAGCACTAGCAGCACTGACCTTAAAACAAGGCATTGGTTGGCTTGGAGGCTATCGGGTGGCTGCTGTTAACGAACACGGTTGGTTTGTGCTTCCTCTCGCTGGTTTTCTCTTTGGTGGCTTAACGGGGGTTTGTTTGCAGTGGTTAGCCCCCGAAGCTGCGGGTGGGGGAATCCCACAAGTGAAAGCAGTTTTAGCACAACTTCCCATGTCTCTTTCTCTGCGGTCGGCGCTGGTGAAACTTTTGGGAACAATTTTTATTTTGGGGGCGGGGTTTACGTTAGGGAGACGGGGGCCAACGGTGCATATCGGGGCAACTTTAGCAGCGCAACTCAGTCTTTGGCTGCCCACTTCTCCACAACACCGCCGTCAGTTAATTGCTGCGGGGGCTGCTGCGGGTCTGGCTGCGGGCTTTAATACGCCCATTGCGGGGATTGTGTTTGTGGTAGAAGAGTTAATGCGTGATATTTCTGGGTTTACCCTCGAAACCGCCATTCTTGCCTCATTTACAGGTGCGGTTGTCTCACGCTTGCTGGAGTCATCAGAAGTGAATCTTTCAGGGTTAGTCTCTCAACAAGGATGGGAAGTCACCTTTGTCTCGCAGGAGATTCCCTTTTTTCTGTTACTGGGCATTAGTGCAGGGCTGCTGGGGGTGATTTTTAATCGGGGGATTCTCTTTAGTCTGCGTTTTTATCAGGGGCTGTCTTGGCCGATCCCCTTACGCATTGCAGTAGCAGGATTAATTTCAGGGTCGATTGTTGCTGCTTTACCGCCATTTTTCAGAGATAATGCAGGATTACGGGACTTTTTAATTACAGGGGAAGGGGGCTGGCAAATTACCGCGATCGCGCTCATTGCTTATTTTTTCCTCACTCTCATTGCCTATGGCTCTGGCGCACCAGGCGGATTGTTTTCCCCAGCACTTGTCATTGGTTCGGCGCTCGGCTATCTGATTGGGGTGGCAGAAGTTGCCCTAGTGGGAATGGGCAGTGCCAACATCAACACCTATGCCCTCGCGGGGATGGGAGCGATGTTTACGGCGGTGGTTCGGGTTCCAGTGACAGCAATCGTGATTATCTTTGAAATGACCGCTAACTTTGAGTTAGTGCTTCCGCTCATGATTAGCTGTGCTACTGCCTATCTCGTTGCCGAAAGTCTTTCTCGTGGATCACTTTACCAAGAATTATTAGCTGCCAAAGGCATTAACCTGCGAGAAGAAACCCAAGTTGATCCGATTTTAGCGCGGGTGAGTGCGGAACAGGTGATGACTTATCCGGTCGAAAGCCTCTCTACTGATTTAACCTTAGATGAAACTTCTCAGGTTTTTTCCCGTTCCCCTCATCGGGGCTTTCCAGTTGTAGAACACGGAAAATTAGTGGGAATTATTACTCAAACGGATTTAGGGAAAATCATGGGGCGTTCTCAACCCCTGACCTTAAAAGACATTATGACCCAGCGACCTGTAAGCGTTAGCCCCTCCGCCCCCTTACAAGAAGTGCTGTATTTGCTCAATCGTTACCATCTTTCTCATCTTCCCGTCACCAAGCAAGAGCGACTAGTGGGGATTATTACCCGCAGTGATATTATTCGGGCGGAAGTGGAAGCACTCCATGACAGTGATACCTTAGAACAACCGATCGCGCAACGAGTGATTGGGGAACCGTCCTATACTATTTATCAAACCCGTTCCCCTGCGGTGGGAAAAGGACGGATTTTATTGCCGATTACCAATCCTGAAACTGTAATTGGTTTAACTGAATTTGGCAGCGCGATCGCGCAATATCGGCAAGCAGAACTGGAATTACTGCATTTGATTAAAGTGCCTCGCAATTCCGCCCCCAACCAAGCCTGGGTTAATCCCACTCTCGGTCGCCAACTTTTGCAACAAGCCGAAGCGATTGCTAATCAGTACGCGCTTCCTGTTCATACCCAACTCCGCACCACTCATC comes from Halothece sp. PCC 7418 and encodes:
- a CDS encoding chloride channel protein, coding for MFSSWLKFLRLRPVDQRYALLEACLIGVISALAALTLKQGIGWLGGYRVAAVNEHGWFVLPLAGFLFGGLTGVCLQWLAPEAAGGGIPQVKAVLAQLPMSLSLRSALVKLLGTIFILGAGFTLGRRGPTVHIGATLAAQLSLWLPTSPQHRRQLIAAGAAAGLAAGFNTPIAGIVFVVEELMRDISGFTLETAILASFTGAVVSRLLESSEVNLSGLVSQQGWEVTFVSQEIPFFLLLGISAGLLGVIFNRGILFSLRFYQGLSWPIPLRIAVAGLISGSIVAALPPFFRDNAGLRDFLITGEGGWQITAIALIAYFFLTLIAYGSGAPGGLFSPALVIGSALGYLIGVAEVALVGMGSANINTYALAGMGAMFTAVVRVPVTAIVIIFEMTANFELVLPLMISCATAYLVAESLSRGSLYQELLAAKGINLREETQVDPILARVSAEQVMTYPVESLSTDLTLDETSQVFSRSPHRGFPVVEHGKLVGIITQTDLGKIMGRSQPLTLKDIMTQRPVSVSPSAPLQEVLYLLNRYHLSHLPVTKQERLVGIITRSDIIRAEVEALHDSDTLEQPIAQRVIGEPSYTIYQTRSPAVGKGRILLPITNPETVIGLTEFGSAIAQYRQAELELLHLIKVPRNSAPNQAWVNPTLGRQLLQQAEAIANQYALPVHTQLRTTHQRSEAILEVIQERKISLLIMGWKGTKNIFTGRLFGDLTGNMMRKAPCDVVLLKRSRKVTAKDSSASQRWLIPLAVEQTNIKPLMSLLPQLSAVGNAPEYLFCTINATEKENPFQGTVQQLSKQLQAPVQSLTLPTPTTENQVLQLATEKECDVIVLLTTFKATSPSFSLDTSFENNFPAIVAKRFSGTVILIRPARETK
- a CDS encoding response regulator, whose translation is MKLNNGQLASILVVDDEPNNFDVVEAALMSKNYQLHYASNAHQTWQQLKSIPIDVILLDVMMPDQDGISLCQELKAHPQWQTISILMITALTAKEDLARSLDVGADDFLSKPFHHLELQARVNSLIRIKKQQDQLRELLESRGEELRYRQQVEVALARSNEQLQAVIDAVPGFISWISKDLHYRGVNQRLAKAVEMTPEAFIGQRLGFLNSAQEFETFVAEFINQSQTNTLQKVLQINSQGTTREYLIVAQKYEQGESIVTVGIDITEWKQSERELKVTSTQMTTLLNTLKSGVLLQDKAGNVILPNQQFYQLFEINLKSDNLIGKSNLDLEKYYYDSVSNPEQFCQSNQRLLQEKQFVNNEEWTLQNGRILERDYAPIVLDGACQGHLWMYRDITERKQNEQELKKSLQEKELLLKEIHHRVKNNLLVVSNLLDLQSDYVADEKLSFLLNESRNRVHTMALVHQKLYRNTGLSKINFAEYLEDLTDTLLDSYLSDTQKIQLELRLEPIWLNIETANPCGLIVNELISNALKHGFPDLTEGKIGIELSQHKADQQIHLKVSDNGIGLPQDFDPMAVKSLGMELILTLTEQIQGQFTIDHQKQGVSFEITFQEVNYRQRY